The Rosa rugosa chromosome 1, drRosRugo1.1, whole genome shotgun sequence genomic sequence GATGAGATTGTCACGCAGTCCATGGAGATGGGTTCGCACACTTCTACTAATGAGTTGAGGTAAGTTGCTAATTTTGTGCAAGGAAATAGTTAAACCAATAAGAAATAAGTATCGATTTCATATTCACCTGATAAACATATTCCTGTACTTAGAATCTTTGTGGGAACTTGGAATGTGGCTGGAAGGTCTCCCATAGGGAGCTTAGCAGTAGATTTGGAGGAGTGGCTGAATCTTAAGGATGCAGCAGACTTGTATGTTCTTGGGTATGTCATTAATCAGAAATAGCACTACAATGTTCATAACTTCGAGCTTTTGTATCTAATCAATATAAGCAAGAATTATGCACACAATGCTTACAATTTTGTTTGCAGTTTTCAAGAGATTGTACCTTTGAAGACACGAACTGTGATAGGGACAGAAGACCCAACTGAAGCAAGAAATTGGAACCTGTTGATAGAGAAAACTCTCAACAACAAACATGGCAGCCCTTGGTTCACATCCATATCGAACCCTATTTCAAGTGAAAACTACCAGTATGTGGACATGCCTGACCCTGAAAGCACAAAAAGCGTTAGCAACCATACTGGGAGCCCCATTGTAGAGCAATATGAAATGCCAAAGGGTGTCAGTAAGTACAAGCTAATGGCAAGCAAGAAGATGGTTGGAGTATTCATTAGTGTATGGATAAAAAGTGAATTGCTTAGAAAGTTTTGCATTTCAGATGTTAAAGTTTGTTCAGTGGCCTGTGGTATCATGGGTTATTTGGGAAATAAAGGTTCAGTTTCAGTCAGCATGACAATCGAAGGAACTAGTTTTTGCTTTGTTGTTGCCCATTTGGCTTCTGGAGAGAAGAAAGGAGACGAAGGCAGAAGGAATCACCAAGTCTCAGAGATTTTTAGGCGAACCACTTTCCCTCGATCTCCGAGCATCCCTACAGACAATCATATTTCCCACCCTCTCACCATCTTAGGACACGAGTATGTGTTCCTCCTGCTAGAATGTAGAATTAAAAGTTTTCACATATTTAGCTGTAGTTTTCAGCATTCATTTTACCATTATCAAGAAAAGGGTTTAAAATTTTATCATGCATAGACATACATCTACATATTTTTTCTAATTTAAGTATGAAGATAATTTATCAAGTGTCAAGTATATTTTAGGACCTAAAAGTTATCAAACAAACCCAAGTGATTGGGAGAAGTAAACTATCAACGATTGGAAATAAACACTTTTTCACAGAGCTAACTTTATTATGTTGTTTTGTGGTACAGTCGGATATTCTGGTTTGGCGATCTCAACTATAGGCTATACTTGGAGGACAATTTAGCCAGGCAGCTGATAAACAAACTAGACTGGCGAGCATTACAAGAGTTCGATCAGCTTCGTAGGGAACGTGAATATGGTGGGGTATTTCAGGGATGGGAAGAGGGAGCAATAGAATTTGCACCTACATACAAGTATTCTTCATCAAATTGCAATAGATACTCAGGTGGGCTTCCAAGCAAATCAGGAGAGAAGCAAAGAACTCCAGCATGGTACGGGCTTTCCCTATTGTAGTAGGATTTTATTTCTAACATAGAGCCACCATGTGACATTAAAATCAAGTATTTTTTTCGCTTTTGTATCAACAGATTCATAGAGTTCTACCTAGTTCTAAGTGATGGGCACACACACAGCTATCTAACCCAGTACCCCAGTAGAATTGTGTCCTATTCTACAAATTTcttagaaagaaaaagaaatggatgAAAAGATAACTTTCTTTCTGTCTATACATAAATAGGATACTTTGATTGGTTGCAGGTGCGACAGAATTCTATGGTATGGAAAAGGGGTGACACAGCTCTCCTATTTCCGTAGCGAGAGTAAGTTCTCTGACCACAGGCCAGTCTCTGCCCTATTCTCAACACAGGTAGAAGTAGAGAAGTCTACTAATCCTAGAATGGTTTCACTGCAAACGATTCTTCCCACCATAACACTTCCTATAGCAACTGTAAGTTGTGTCTAACAGTTCAAGAATATCAGTACACTGCATATCTACATTAAGTTTGAGACAATTAAAAAGATGCAGTTCTGGTCTGGATACTGAGAAAAAACACTTATTAATGCAGGAGCAGAGCAACCATGCTGATAGGACCCAATCTACATTGCTATCATTCCTGGTGGAGGATATAGAAGCATCACCAACACATAAAGCAAAAGGCTAAACAAACCAATTACAGTAATTCAGCTATCCTTTGGCATGCTGGGTTGTTTCAGGCAGGCTTCTTTAGGGTCCAgaattttttcattcttctagTTCTAACACTTTCACAGTAccctttttctccttcttcatttctttttattttattttctttaatttattctttctGTTCTATGATTGGGCAACGTGAGTTAGATCTACAACTGCAAGAAGGTAATAGCTTCTAAAtgtaattacatgcataaaattaCCTTCGATTTAGTGCAGAAAGTGAATATCTAAAATATTAAGCATGTAACTTATTTTGAAATGTTTATGAAAGTAAACTGAAATACTCTGTAAAAAGCTTTAAAAAATACACAGAATTATCATATTCATTCTCACAGGGTCCAACATACTCCTATATATGTTCTTTCACTTCCAA encodes the following:
- the LOC133726469 gene encoding type IV inositol polyphosphate 5-phosphatase 6-like isoform X1 translates to MDTQNHKSRKRFRKWFKRKHKKYDPYQLSQVSDGGENESDDYLDEIVTQSMEMGSHTSTNELRIFVGTWNVAGRSPIGSLAVDLEEWLNLKDAADLYVLGFQEIVPLKTRTVIGTEDPTEARNWNLLIEKTLNNKHGSPWFTSISNPISSENYQYVDMPDPESTKSVSNHTGSPIVEQYEMPKGVSKYKLMASKKMVGVFISVWIKSELLRKFCISDVKVCSVACGIMGYLGNKGSVSVSMTIEGTSFCFVVAHLASGEKKGDEGRRNHQVSEIFRRTTFPRSPSIPTDNHISHPLTILGHDRIFWFGDLNYRLYLEDNLARQLINKLDWRALQEFDQLRREREYGGVFQGWEEGAIEFAPTYKYSSSNCNRYSGGLPSKSGEKQRTPAWCDRILWYGKGVTQLSYFRSESKFSDHRPVSALFSTQVEVEKSTNPRMVSLQTILPTITLPIATEQSNHADRTQSTLLSFLVEDIEASPTHKAKG
- the LOC133726469 gene encoding type IV inositol polyphosphate 5-phosphatase 6-like isoform X2, which encodes MDTQNHKSRKRFRKWFKRKHKKYDPYQLSQVSDGGENESDDYLDEIVTQSMEMGSHTSTNELRIFVGTWNVAGRSPIGSLAVDLEEWLNLKDAADLYVLGFQEIVPLKTRTVIGTEDPTEARNWNLLIEKTLNNKHGSPWFTSISNPISSENYQYVDMPDPESTKSVSNHTGSPIVEQYEMPKGVSKYKLMASKKMVGVFISVWIKSELLRKFCISDVKVCSVACGIMGYLGNKGSVSVSMTIEGTSFCFVVAHLASGEKKGDEGRRNHQVSEIFRRTTFPRSPSIPTDNHISHPLTILGHDRIFWFGDLNYRLYLEDNLARQLINKLDWRALQEFDQLRREREYGGVFQGWEEGAIEFAPTYKYSSSNCNRYSGGLPSKSGEKQRTPAWCDRILWYGKGVTQLSYFRSESKFSDHRPVSALFSTQVEVEKSTNPRMVSLQTILPTITLPIATSNHADRTQSTLLSFLVEDIEASPTHKAKG